The window GAGATCGGACGTTACTGAAGCTCATTCACGCCTTTGGATCACCTGGTGCCGTGCTGCATGCCGCCAGTGATGAGTTGGTTGCAGCAGGGTGCAGCTCAGAATTAGCGGACGCGATTCGTCGGGGGCCGCCGGCGGAGATTCGTCGGCAGATCGATCGTCAGATTGCCTACGCTGTACGCCACAAGATTCAGACTCTGAGGTTCTTCGACGATGACTATCCGGCACGATTGAAAGCGATTCCTGACCCGCCACCGCTGTTATACGTGAGCGGAGCGCTGTCGCCCCAGGATGCGGTGGCGGTGGCCATTGTGGGCGGACGACGGGCGACTCCTGTTGGAAGAGTGATGACGGAAGAGATCGCAAAGGACCTCGCGGAATGCGGCGTGACTATTGTGAGTGGTTTGGCGCGTGGGATCGACGCGGCGGCTCATCGAGGCGCACTTGCAGGCAAGGGGCGAACGATTGCGGTATTGGGTTGTGGCATCGATCGAACCTATCCGTCTGAACATCAGACGCTCCGGCGGACGATCGAATCACACGGTGCCATTCTCTCGGAATTGCCGATCGGTGCGGCTCCCCAAAGTCACCACTTTCCACGGAGAAATCGGATCATCAGCGGGTTGTCGCTGGGGGTCTTGGTCAGCGAGGCGACAACCGATAGCGGGTCATTGATCACTGCAAAGTTGGCATTAGAGCAAGGACGGGACGTGTTTGCAGTGCCAGGTTCCATTAAAGAAGAAGCTTGTCGAGGGTCAAATCGCTTGATCAAGGAGGGAGCGAAACTCATCGAAAGTGCGCGAGACATTCTGGATGAGATTCTGCCCCAAGTCGATGCGCGACAACGGACCATGTTGCGGTTGGATCGCACGGTGGTGGATCCGGTGGCTCCGTTGCGTCACGAAGAGGCCAGGGTCTACGAGGCGCTGTCTTATGAGGCACGGTCGGTCGATATGCTTATTGAGCGCACCGGGTTGAGTGCGGCACAGGTCGTCGCAACATTACTCTCTCTCGAGTTGGGAGGGCGCATCCGTCAGTTGCCTGGTCAGCAATACATCCGTCTCTAGAATGAGTAATGTGTGGAGCTGACGTCAGACGATAACCATAAAACGAATGAAAAAGTGGCTACGCATCGGGGACGGGAGTCCCTTTCTCTGATACAAATAATCTGCCGTCAGAAGCCCAAAGCCAACAGTATCCTCGTTGCATCACCATTGGCCCATTCCCTTGTCTCACCGCAGCCGATTGTTCCCGACTGCCAATCTAGTTGCATGAATCTTCGATATTTGGTACGGATGATACAGTTCGCGAGGCGAGGACGGAGTTACTATGGCAAAAAATTTGATTATCGTTGAGTCGCCGACGAAGGCGAGGACGATTACAAAATATCTGGGCCGCGGTTATACGGTGATGGCGTCGGTCGGACACGTCAAAGACTTGCCAACCAGTAAGCTGGGCGTGGATCTTGAGAACGATTTTGAGCCGCAGTACGTCACGATCAAAGGCAAGTCGAAAGTCTTGTCCGAAATCAAGAAGAAAGCGGAAGAGGCAGATAAGGTCTTTCTGGCACCGGACCCCGATCGCGAAGGGGAAGCCATCGCCTGGCATCTTGAGCAAGAGTTGCTCGGAAAGTCGAAGAAGAAAAAGCAGGAAGGAAAGATCTTCCGGGTGTTGTTTAACGAGATCACGCAATCGGCGATCAAACGCGCGCTGCAATCGCCAGGCGAGATCGATATGAACCTTGTCAATGCGCAGCAGGCTCGCCGCGTTCTGGACCGCATTGTCGGCTATCAAGGTAGTCAGTTGCTCTGGAACAAGGTGCGCCGCGGTCTCAGCATGGGGCGGGTGCAATCGGTTGCGATGCGGTTGATTTGTGAGCGCGAAGCGGAGCGGGAGGCTTTTCGAGCCGAAGAGTACTGGTCGATCACCGCGCTCCTGGCCGGTACCGATCCGCCTTCGTTTGAAGCCAAACTCCATAGTATCGATGGCGGAGAAGCTTCGATTGAACATGCCGAACAGGCTGGTCGCATCGTCGGCGAGGTTCAAGGCAAGACATTCGTCGTTCAATCGATTGAACGACGCGAAAAGAAGCGCAACCCTGTTGCACCGTTCATTACCAGTCGGCTGCAGCAGGAAGCGTCGCGCAAGTTACATTTCTCGCCGAAGAAGACTATGACGTTGGCGCAACAGTTATACGAAGGGATCGAAATCGGTGCCGAGGGGGCGACAGGGTTGATCACCTACATGCGAACAGACTCGCCGCGTATTTCCAATGAGGCGATGGCTGATGCACGGGAGGTGATTCAGTCGCGGTTTGGAGCAGAGTATCTTCCGGCTACGCCGAATGTGTACAAGACCTCGAAAGCGGCACAGGAAGCGCATGAGGCGATCAGGCCGACGTCAGCGGCCCGTGATCCTGAGTCGATCCGCCAGTATTTGGAACAAGACCAGTACAATCTGTACAAGCTGATCTGGAATCGATTTATTGCATCGCAGATGGTGCCGGCGATCTTGGATGTGACCCGCATCGATTCATCCCCGGTTGGCACGACCACTCGGTACATTTTCCGCTCGACGGGAACCGTCGTGAAGTTTCCGGGACATACCATCGTCTATATGGAGGGTGTCGATAAGGAAGCCCCCTCGCAAAAGCCCAAGGCTGACCAGGAGGCAGACGACGACGAACGTCAGCTGCCGTCACTCTCAGAAGGGGAGCAGTTGCGGCTTGTGGAACAGGAGGCGCAAACGGTACCGGGGTTGCTCTCGAAACAACATTTTACACAGCCACCACCGCGATACAACGAAGCGTTGTTGATCAAGGAACTGGAGGAAAAAGGGATCGGGCGCCCGTCGACCTATGCGGCAATTATTTCTACCATCCAAGACCGCAAGTATGTGGAGAAAACCGAAGGGCGATTGGTTCCAACGGAGACGGGGAAAACGGTCAATGATTTTCTGCTCAAGGGATTTCCTCAGCTCATCAACGTCGATTTCACTTCACAGCTTGAAGAACAGCTGGATGCCGTGGAAGAAGGCAATAAGCAGTGGGTGGCGGCGGTTCGAGATTTTTACGCGCCGTTCACCATGGAAATGGAGCGCGCCAAGACGATTCCAGGTCCCAAAGATATCGTCGAGCCACCGACCAATATTCCTTGCGAGAAGTGCGGTCGGATGTTGGAGATCAAGTGGGGGCGCAATGGGAAGTTTCTCGCCTGTCCGGCCTATAAAGACGATCCACCGTGCAAGAATACCCAAAACTTCGAGAAGCTGCCGGACGGGACGATCAAAATTGTGCCGAAAGAGGAAATTACCACTGATCAGAAGTGCGACAAATGCGGTAGTCCCATGGTGGTGAAGACCGGACGCTTCGGGAAGTTCATCGCTTGTTCCGCTTATCCACAGTGCAAGACGACGAAACCGTTGGCACTCGGCGTGAAATGTCCCCAGCCGGATTGCGGAGGTGATCTGGTGCAGAAGCGGACGAAGAAAGGCCGATCATTCTTCGCCTGCAGTAACTATCCGAAGTGTGAATATGCCCTATGGGATCGTCCGATCCCCAAAGCCTGCCCCACTTGTCAGGCTCCGTTCCTGGTGGAGAAAGTCAGCAAACAGGATGGCCGGAGTGTGCAATGTCGCAATCAGGAATGCGGTTACCGCGAAGCGGGGTAATGCAACGAGGCACATGGTTTCTTTCCTGCTTTGAGCAAACCGCAATTTGGACGATGCCGCCGTATCTCACTTGCATCCGTGCATACTGCCGCAGGCTCGATAGTTTCGCTGAGCCGTTGAGGAAGTTCGTACTCCTACCTCACTCATGAAGCTGATCAATTCGGCGTGTGTGATGTGTCTGCTTTGCGCAAGTATGGCCTGGTCCTTGCCGGCTGTTGCGGATGATTCGTCTTCGACATGGGTTGGAAGGCAGACGGTTGGGCTCGTGATTGGTGGGATGTTGCCGGTTCGCTTGTTAGCGTCGCAGTCCTCAAAACTTAACGGGGTCGCGGTCCATCCTTCGTGGCAGGTGACGCTGACTGATCCGATTGGGGAAAGCTGGTGGAGTGGCGCAATGGCACTGGGGGCGGAAGCCGCACTCCTAGGCATTACGGAACCGACCGGGGCCTACGGGATCGGATTCACACCAAAAGTTATCTACACGTTTACCTCATTTGGCCCACTCCAGCCGTACATTGAAGGCGGTGGTGGCCCACTCTGGACGAATTTCGACGGCCGTATTCGGGAACAAGGATCGGATTTCAATTTTCTGGTCTGGGGTGGGGCCGGTGCGAATTATGAGTTGACCCCACGATGGGCGTTGAACATTGGAGTCCGCTTTAGCCACATCTCCAATAGTGGTTTAGATACTCCGAATAGTGGGCTCAATTGCCTGCTGCCGTTTGCCGGCATTTCTACCAGGCTTTTTTGACGAAGCTCGTATGTTTCGCAACCACAATCGTGCCCATAGGCTGCAGCGATGTGGGCGCCGAATCTGCGTGGATAGGCCACCACGATCAAAAGTCGTGGGAGGTCACTCAATCCATGAGGGTTCCGTGACACAGGGGTTTATCATTCTCAGGAGCGTGTTATCGAGAATCGTCTTTCTTGCGCTCGTGATTGGTCTCCCCAACCATGCTTCCGCTGCACCGGCTGAGCGGTCTGGTCCCTTGTTCAGGGTGAACGTCCGGCCGTCATCGAGACGCTGCGGCAGCTTGTCACTATTGAGTCCGGTAGCCGAGACAGGGAAGGGTTGGATCACCTCGCAACGTTAATCGGCCAACGATTGGAGCGGCTTGGCGCGCACGTTCAATTTCGCGAACTGCCTTCTGCGGAGATCTATCGTCTCTTTGATACGCCTGAGGTCTTGGGCAAGATCGTCATCGGTCGCTTTCAGGGGACCGGCTCCCGGAAGATTATGCTCATGGCCCATATGGATACGGTCTATCCACGAGGCACGCTTGCCGCGAGGCCGTTTCGGATTGAGGGGAGTAGAGCCTATGGCCCAGGAATCGCGGACGATAAAGGCGGCATTGCGGCGATCCTCCATGCCATTTCAGTCCTGAACGCGATGGACTTCCGTGAAGTTGGAGCGCTGACGGTGGTGCTCAACGGTGATGAGGAAGTGAGCTCACCGGCTTCACGCGCCCTTATTCAACGACTCGCCGCCGAGCATGATGTGGTGTTGTCCTGCGAGCCACCCTTAAGCAGGAAGGACGAGATCACGCTCGCCACAAGCGGCATTGGTCTCGCGATGCTGACCGTGAAAGGTAAGGCGGCTCATGCCGGTGTGAATCCGGAACTGGGGCGGAACGCCATTATGGAACTCGCCCATCGCGTGCTACAAGCGAACGATCTGTCCGATTCTGAACGGCGCATCAAGTTCAACTGGACCCTCATGAACGGTGGTCAGGTGCGCAACATGATTCCTGGCTTAGCCACCGCCTTGGCCGATGTGCGGGTGAATCGGCTAATCGATCTCACGTTTATCGAACAACGCTACCGCGAACGGATTGCGATGCAGGCCCCGCTCGTGCCCGATACTACCGTTGAGATAGGTTTCGAACCGCGCCGACCACCACTGGAACCCACCGATGCCTCGCGGGCGCTGGCCCGGACTGCCCAGGTGATCTATGCCGAGCTTGGCAGAACCTTAAACGTCGATGAGAGTGGGACGGGAGGAGGGACTGATGCCGCGTTCGCTGCTGTGTCCGGCAGGCCAGCCGTTGCGGAAAGCTTCGGCTTGATGGGCAATGGTTTTCACTCGTCAGATGAAGAGTACCTGGAGCTCGATTCGATCGAGCCACGACTTTATCTCCTCGTACGACTCATCATGGAAACCTCGCGGGCATCGAAAGGGTGAGATGGCTCACAACACTCGTGAAAACCTTTCATCGCCTTGTTCATGTGACATGCAAACAGCGCTATAGGTGGCCAGTCTGCTAGGATGCGGTGATGAGCCACCAATCGGTCACAGGACCACCGCGCCAAGCAGCAGTCCTCTTCATTCTCATCACCGTGCTGCTCGACATGTTGTCGTTCGGCATCATCATTCCGGTGCTGCCGAAACTCGTCGAGGAGTTTTTCTCTGGTGATACCGCACGGGCAGCTGTCCTCTACGGGTTAATGGGAACGGCTTGGGCGTTCATGCAGTTCTTCTGTTCGCCGATCCAGGGTGCGCTGTCAGACCGATTTGGCCGGCGTCCGGTCGTTCTGCTGTCCAATCTGGGCTTGGGTCTCGACTACATCGTGATGGCGCTCGCACCGAACGTTGCCTGGCTCGTCGTAGGCCGCGTCATCTCCGGGATGGCCTCCTCCAGCTTCAGTACTGCAGGCGCGTATATCGCTGACGTCACACCGCCGGAGCAGCGAGCGGCGGCGTTCGGCAAGATCGGCATGGTCTTCGGGCTCGGTTTCATCTTCGGTCCCGCCTTAGGTGGCTGGCTTGGTGCAACCGATCCTCGCCTGCCATTCTGGGGTGCAGCGGCACTCAGTCTTCTGAATGCCTGTTACGGATACTTTGTGCTCCCAGAATCCCTACACCCAGGAAAACGGATGCCGTTTTCCTGGGCGCGGGCCAACCCGGTCGGTTCGCTTGTGCTACTCCGCTCGCACCATGAGCTCTTCGGTCTTGCGACCGTTGCGTTCTTTGGCTATCTGGCTCACGCGGTGTTGCCGAGTGTATCGGTGTTGTATATGGGCTATCGCTATGGGTGGGGACCAGCCAGCGTCGGGTTGATGATGGCGGGCGTTGGCGTGGCGGCAATGATTGTGCAAGGTGGGCTGATCCGTCCGATCACCGCTCGGTTTGGTGAACGTACGACGCTCTTGTTTGGGTTAAGTTGTGGAGCGATCGGCTTCTCCGTCTATGGCATCGCACCAGAAGGCTGGATCTTCTGTCTTGGTATTCCCGTGATGGCCTTCTGGGGGCTCGCCGGTCCCGCCAATCAATCGCTGATGACGCGCCTTATCAGTAGTTCAGAGCAAGGCCAGCTGCAGGGGGCCATCGCTAGCATCAACGGCATGACCGGCATGATCGGCCCAACGCTCTTCACGCAGACCTTCGCTTTCTTCATCCGATCTGATTCCGGTCTCAGCTCTCAATACTCAACCCTCAATACCTCTCTGGATCTTCCAGGTGCGCCATTCATCCTTGCCTCACTCATGCTCCTCAGCGCCGCCGTGATTGCTTGGCGGACGACGAAAACGGCGAGATAGATTAGTAGGCTATGGGGTACCGACATGAGGTGGACTGTAATGAGATGCCAATCTACCTTGTGTCGGGCCGTGCAGAGATGACACTGGGGGGTCTGGGGCATTCTTTAGGGGTGCAACGATGTATTATGCAAAAATCTGCCGAACTAGCATCCTGCATGATGAAGAATGGATTCTTATCCTTAAGATTAAAAGGGGTCGGGAATATTGTAAAAGAACAAATCGCGTTACGTGCTGAGATAGCCTTGCCGCAGGCCACGTTTTCTGTTGGTTTAACACTCTTGCCGAATGCGAGATGAATAAAGAGATCCGTTTTCGTTAGTAGCCTCCCGCTGCACCTTGCCATAGCATGTCGTACCCCAACTCTTTGGTCTCGGAACACATGGCTGCTAGTTTCGCGAACTTCTTCTTGAAGATGTCGTCCGCATGGGAGCGTTCGTGTGCGTCGAATGAGCGCCAATAGGTGACGATCACATAATGGTTGTCGGCGGTTCCGGATGCCGAGAGGGAACCCTCGGTTGACACGAAGCCGGAGAACTTGAACACTTGCCCGGCGATGAAACCGCCTTTCTCTCCTCCATAGGCTCCTTTGACCACAGCACAGAGTTCTCCGACGGCCATCTCCACGTCCTCAAAGGTGACGCCCGGCTTGAGCGTGACGGTGTTGAACAGCATTTTGGCTCCAAATGGAATTGTGATGGGTCCGAACATGGATGCCCTCCTGGTTACTCGTCCCTTTACCACTGTCGATTTCTTGGAGAAAAGCTATGATGGTTGACGTTGTTCAGCATGGCTCGACGAGTCTTCTAGATGGTCTATTGTTTATGAGATCGCGTCAACTAAAAGCATTTGACTGTCGAATTGCGGACTATTCGTGCGCCGGCGCTGTGAAGACGACGCCTGAAGGAGAGGGGTTTGTTGGCATGGGGTTGGTGAGGGGATTGATGGGTGCTACTTTCTAGGAGAAAGAGAGGGCACCGGCAATGCAACCAGTCAGCAACGTCGTCAAATAGGCGGTCCATAAAGCACGCAGTCCCAGGAGCGAAATATCTTTTGCCCGATGCGGCACCAATGCGGAGATGCCGCCGACAAAGATGCCCATGCTCGCCACATGCACGAATCCGCAGAGCGCATAGGTCATGGTCGTGAGGGACCGTGGAGAGAACGGCGGCGGAGACATGGATTGCACGGCGGCCAACTTGAAATAGGCTGCGACTTCCGTCTCAATGAACCGCGACCCCAGCAAGTCTGCGCCGATCTGCCATTCCTCAGGACGGAGACCGAGGAGAACGGCGAACGGCCAGGTCAGCCAGGCGAGGACCCGTGTCATGGAGAGAGGTGCTCCACCGATCGCCGGAAGCTGTGCCAGTACCAAATCTACCAACGCTTCCAATCCAAGAAACACGATCAGTAACGCGGCAATGCCGGCAGCCATTTTCATTCCCTGTCCTGCGCCATCGATCAACGCGACGATGAAGTTGGATGGTGGTGGGCTCGTGTCACTGCCGGATTCAGGCGGTGCGTTTCGGTCGGTGGGTTCAAAGGGCACGCCGCCCAGTGTCGCGGGCTGTCCATCTTCGGGAAATGTAAGTTTGCTGATGAGCACCGCACAAGGAATCGAAATGATTGAGGCTGAAATCAAATGTCCGGCGATCTGAGGCACCGTATGCTGTAGAGCCGACACGTAGATGCCCATGACGGTGCTTGCCACGGTTGCCATCATGCAGGTCAGTACTAAGAGCAGTTCCGACTGTGTCATGGCCGCGAGGTAGGGACGGACAATCAAGCTTGCCTCAATGCCGACAAAGATATTCGCGGCGCCGGAGAGGGCCTCGGCCCCCGATAACCCCATGGTTCGGTAAAAGAGCCGAGCAAACAAGCCCACGATCGCTTGCATGGCGCCTATGTAGTAGAGGCCCGCCATCAAGGCGGCAAAGAACACGACTGCCGGCAGTGCTTGCGCCGCCAAGATGAACCCGATCGAGACCGTTCCATCCTGCAACGTCTGGCCGGGACCAAGTGCGAGAGGCCCAAGAAGAAATACCGTACCCTTTTGCGACGCGGTGAGCACGGCGACCACCAGATCGTTGACCATGCTCCAGAGCCAGCGGGAGCCCGGAAACCAAAAGGACACGATACCAAGTCCCCAGGCCAATGCTGCGCTGCCCCCTATGGTTGTCCAGTTCAGCCGATTGCGCTTCCCTGTTACCCAGGCCAGCCATGCGATCGTGACGAAACCGATACTCGCAGTAAGGCGATAGAACAGTTCCTCCACCGTCATATCCTCCTTCCGATGAAAGCCCGGCGGGAGGCTACGCGGAGAGCTGGTTGCCGTCAAGGGAAAATATGGTGTGCACTCATAACAGGGCGATAACAGACAGAGGTTGGACCTTTAACTGTTTACTCAATTCTATGAACGTGTGGTGAGGTTACGGGGCTCTTTCTGTTACCAGCTACCCGCTGACTCTTATTACAGCCTGTTGTGTTCCTGTGCCTTTGTCTGCTGACCCATCGTTCGCCAGAGCTATGAGTGCTGTCTGTTTGGCTGAGAGACTATCCGGACTTGCGCGACTAACCTTCCAGGCTTCTTCTGCTCTCCCATATGGGTGGGTAATCCCCCTACAGATGAAGGATTGGATCCCGTCACGGCGAGGGCAAAATGGAAACCGTGACGCACGGGCTTATGAACCAACACCCTGTACAGATTCACTCGTACTGGAAGGAGAGGACAATGGGCATGTTCATTCATCCCCAAGTGGGTCATGTATTTCACCGTGGATATAAAGGGGTTCTCGCGCTCGGGGCTCTGCTGTGGTTGATGCTGCTACTGATTGGCTGCTCTGTCTCACGGAAAGAATACGTGGTGGATCATGCCCGCGGGAATGATGTGACTGCGAAGGGTTCGCACGAGCAGCCATGCCAGACCGAGGGGCGCTGCCGGGTACTCGCTGAACGTGACGGGGTTCGGTCATATTGGATGGTGTATCAATGAGGAGGGCGAGGGCTTGAGCGAGAGACGCATGGGGCTACGAGGGTGAGCGTTCGGTTGTATGATGGTTGCCTCGTCGTTCTGTGGAATGAAGAACTCTTCATGCTTCCCTCATACAGGCTTCATTTTGGAAGTGTATAAGGAACGCAAGTAACACAAGAAAAGGGGTGACACACCATGCTGTATTTTGTTGAAGCGTACGCATTCGTCGCGATATTTGGGATGCTCTACGGAATGTTGCAGCTTGCCAGTCGGTAAGAGGCTCAATTCCCGAGAGGATAAGAATCTTGATGATTCACCAAGGTTTGGCGACATTCACCTTCTATCGTCTGGTGCGAGCCTCGTCAATTGCCATCAGAAAGGCCAGAATGGCTGGCTGGCGATCTGTAAAACTATCGCGTTAAGACGCTGCGGTGAGAGGGAGCCGTGCATTGAGCTGTTTGTGGAGCAGCCATGTCAGTATGTGGCCTTTCGGGGTCAGGGCGAGAAGTACATGTCGATCATCCTGTGACGAACGCTGTTTGTTGATCCAGCCCTTGTGATGTAAGCCACGGACGAGGTGACTCATTGTTGAGCCAACCACACCAAATACTTGGGCACACTGCTGAACAGAGCTGTCGGGATTTCGCTGGAGATAGAGCAAGGCACGGGCTTGAGCAGGGGTGACCCCAAGATCAGACAGTTCCTTTTGATACTCATTCAACCACTTTAGACTGATTCGCCACGTACCTGAGGTCGCAGACTGTGATTCTCGGAGCAGCCGTACAAGTCTCATAGCGGTATGCTGCCTCAGGATTTCAAACCTGACTACTGATTCTGCAATTCCTGCTGTTGTCAGTTGTATAACCTGGAACGGGTCATGTCTCGGCGGATGCTATGAGGTTGGGTTCTACCCCGTCTCCACGGACAGTTCCGTTGAAAACTTCCGCCTCTGGATCATGACACCCTCTGGCCCATTATGGACCTTCGATCAGGTGTCCGTAAAATCGGGGCAGAACCCGTTAGGGGCGTTTCAGCACATCCCATAACCTCGCCGTATCTTTTTCACTAGTCGCGACGCAGATCTGCTACGATCCTCCACCTCGACCTTCTAACATCTGAGTGTCTGGCGATCAGGTGTTGTTTTGTTCTGCGGAGATCCAACGGTATCAACGAAACAACTGATGGACAACCAAACCTCCGAAAACCAGATGGCCACGCCACCAAGTGAGGGGCCGATCTGCGGGTGGGAGACGATCCCGCTCTATGGGCGCATCGTTATTGCCTTGGTTCTCGGTGTGATAGCAGGGCTGATGCTTGGCACTCAGGCCTCAGTCCTTGCTATTCCAGGGAAGCTGGTATTGCGTCTCCTCGGTGCGCTTGCGCCGGCGCTTATTCTTGCGGCAATTATTCACACGTTTATGACGACGCAGCTCGGTGGACCACTTGCCGTGCGGCTGCCGCGATTGCTGTTCTTGAATACGTTGGTCGCGATCACGATAGGTCTTACCGTCGTCAATGTGATTCAGCCAGGGCAAGGCGCGGGACTCACACCACCACCTTCACATGAAGAGACCACGAAGACTGCCAATCCGCTCGCACTCTTTCTTGAAAACGTCCCCAAGAGTTTGCTGGGACCACTCGGCGACGACGGCAAGGTCATCGCCGTGATCTTCATTGCCGTGGCATTTGGCATGGCGCTCCGCAAGGAACGTGAGCGGCCAATTGGGACGGTGGGGCACCTTCTTGAATTATTTTTAGAATCCCTGATCACGATTCTGCATTGGATTATCGCGGTGGTGCCGCTTGCCGTCTTTGGCATCGTCGCCAGTATCGTGGGGACGGAGGGTTTCGTACAGTTCAAAGCATTGGGGGTCTTTGTCGTAAGCGTACTGCTCGGTCTGACGATTCAGGCGGCCTATTACCTCGTCCGTGTCCGATTCGGTTCGTGGGTGTCTCCTGGACAACTGCTGCGGGGTGGGCGAGATGCCTTGGTCATGGCGTTTTCCACGGCCAGCTCAACGGCCACGATGCCGGTGACCTATGCTGCCCTGAAAGATCGTGTGGGGTTGCGCGAGCAATCCGCCAGTATGGGAGCGTTGGTCGGTGCGAACTTCAACAATGATGGGACGGCACTCTACGAAGCGATGGCGGCACTCTTCGTCGCCCAAATGATTGGGATGGACCTGAGTCTTCAGCAGCAACTGATGGTGGTGCTGACGAGCATTATTGCGTCAGTGGGGGCTGCTGGGATTCCTGAAGCGGGTCTTGTGACGATGACCATGGTCTTTACGGCCGTTGGGTTACCTGTGCAGTACATTCCTATTCTCTTAACCGTTGATTGGTTTCTTGATCGCTGCCGCACGGCGATCAATGTGATGGGCGATATGAACGTCAGTTGTCTCTTGGATGGGAAACAGAGGAGGGAGACTTAGCAGAATTCGGAAATGCCAATGTCATGCTTTGTTTGATAGACCCGTCCTGAGTCAATCGAAGGGCTCAGGACGAACAGGGGATTCAGCTAGTCGCCGATGATTTCGTTCGTGCAGCTTGTCCAAGAGCACGCGTATTTCTTGGCGATACCGCTAGGCTGTAGCTATCTTTTGTTTGTGCTGGTGTGTCAGAGTTGCCCGCAGTTTTTCTTCCTGTTCCTTGCTGAGTGAAGTCTTGAGGATCGTTCCTTCATATCGGGAGAAGCTCGTCAGCAGCTTGTCTTGGTCAGCGTTCCGGATCAACAGAAAAATCGCGGAAGTGCCTCTCTGGATCGTGCTACCCAAATCTTTGATGAACTGATCGGGAATCCCATAGTCGCTCAGGAGTCCAAACTCGCTGGCGCTCAACGAGACCGCTCCGCCACTCGCTCCTCCCGCAAGGCTTCCCAACAGGCCTGCGAGAGGGTTAAAGAACAACAAGCCTATCAACCCTCCCCATAACATGCCCAGGGCGACACCATGAGACGTGGCGCCTCCGAACACATCGACACACTGTTTCAAGTGGACCTTGCCATCCATATCGCGAATGACGATGACGGCGTCTTCCAGGTCGAAGATATATTTTGATTCCATGGCGCGCAATTCGTTGAGCACTCGATCGGCAGTGCTGGAGTCCTTAAACGCGATACAAACCAGTTCACTCATGATTCTTCTCCTTCACGCGATATCCCACAGCATGATTCACCTGGCCGGATCCCTGATCTCGGGGGTACATGTCTTAGTTAACAGGAGGATCATGCTCAGGGCAAGACGGGTTTCTCGCCCCTTGTTTTTCGACGTCTCGTTCCCTTACCCTCAACGGTTCTTGAGTGAATCGATTGACTATGTTGCAAGCTGTTGCCCTGAGTTGTCGTCGCGGCGAA is drawn from Nitrospira sp. and contains these coding sequences:
- a CDS encoding DUF1269 domain-containing protein, encoding MSELVCIAFKDSSTADRVLNELRAMESKYIFDLEDAVIVIRDMDGKVHLKQCVDVFGGATSHGVALGMLWGGLIGLLFFNPLAGLLGSLAGGASGGAVSLSASEFGLLSDYGIPDQFIKDLGSTIQRGTSAIFLLIRNADQDKLLTSFSRYEGTILKTSLSKEQEEKLRATLTHQHKQKIATA
- a CDS encoding dicarboxylate/amino acid:cation symporter, which encodes MATPPSEGPICGWETIPLYGRIVIALVLGVIAGLMLGTQASVLAIPGKLVLRLLGALAPALILAAIIHTFMTTQLGGPLAVRLPRLLFLNTLVAITIGLTVVNVIQPGQGAGLTPPPSHEETTKTANPLALFLENVPKSLLGPLGDDGKVIAVIFIAVAFGMALRKERERPIGTVGHLLELFLESLITILHWIIAVVPLAVFGIVASIVGTEGFVQFKALGVFVVSVLLGLTIQAAYYLVRVRFGSWVSPGQLLRGGRDALVMAFSTASSTATMPVTYAALKDRVGLREQSASMGALVGANFNNDGTALYEAMAALFVAQMIGMDLSLQQQLMVVLTSIIASVGAAGIPEAGLVTMTMVFTAVGLPVQYIPILLTVDWFLDRCRTAINVMGDMNVSCLLDGKQRRET